Proteins found in one Sorghum bicolor cultivar BTx623 chromosome 1, Sorghum_bicolor_NCBIv3, whole genome shotgun sequence genomic segment:
- the LOC8084144 gene encoding uncharacterized protein LOC8084144, producing the protein MSPEQKVLINKRRRDSYAAKNARIAAARKLQMTPQEKKEKRKESKKNYNRMVRENRSNSLHLDSIAMESPHFNPQIVFRASPQSPEAPLDDMEIPEFGGTPVHIAPTVVQNPEVETPELVAAQTIHRHRVTNGERNALLSRRNRVFEANIGGRARGCADGKCNDSNGLTQPSVVCNDGVTQQTPIQAPNNCIGTQTQPSVADGTSSMPPYSAQDHTSDSMVEDDYDEDVIFEEDEEEDEAYFFAGQEDEDEGTDVDTYEQENHEPDVPDPYDRVYANVPSESHMLPSVPNCKHCNAKKFDGEPPGFCCRGGKIHLSSPETPPELMRLWSSSDADARHFRANIRYFNGHFSFTSLYCHLDRITTNMRICGVYTFRAHGQIYHNIRSFGKEEGVEKRHLELYFYDDDPSLEHRMSKCREQCAQKDREVIQQLVGILEGNPYSQQLRSMGHVENLEDYRVELNLDQRLDQRTYNVPLTSEVAAVWVEGSERHGQFEHSVLLQGKDRSIHGIRSYNACYDSLSYPLFFPKGELGWHNCIPKVGVTMAQIDRARATRKRRAENGDDDGGKLIFFQLCKVNSFCKLMILIQTMSLLKYLFKYIYKGHDRASVVMRETDKEDGKGNIDEIKQYRDARWVTPPEALWRIYGFDLSKNHPPVQQLQLHLPDMHMVAFHKRDKVEKIVNRPGVEESMLTAYFDANRHDEEARKILYRDFPEYFTWQSDGKFWQKRKNSVFQIGRVISAHPAEGERYFLRVLLNNVVGATSYEHLRTIDGVLLPSFREAAERRGLIEEDNTLDECLTEATLFEMPSSLRRLFATILVFCEPHDVMGLWTKHYDAMSEDYSRNNPSSDLVQQMVLIDIRNMLQSMGKDIRSFPLPDIDHSYDDASHIPREIFEEASVEQNPQDVLLCDSLNVEQKSAYNEIMAAVYSKQGGLFFVDGPGGTGKTFLYRALLAKLRSQDKLAVATATSGVAAAIMPGGRTAHSRFKIPLTLQEGGCCSFTKQSGTAKLLQQAALIIWDEASMTKRQNLEALDNSLRDIMGRSHLPFGGKTVVLGGDFRQVLPVVRKGSRAQIVGASLRRSYLWESMRHLKLVRNMRAQSDPWFADYLLRIGGGTEEVNGDGNVRIPDEICIPYSGDAEKDLHSLIDSIFPNLNANMADKDYITTRAILSTRNDWVDMINMKMIDMFQGGETVYHSFDTAVDDPHNYYPSEFLNSLTPNGLPPHVLKLKLGCPVILLRNIDPANGLCNGTRLVVRGFRRNTIDAEIVVGQHAGKRVFLPRIPLCPSDDEMFPFQFKRKQFPIRLSFAMTVNKSQGQTIPNVGVYLPAPVFSHGQLYVAMSRATSRTNIKILALPADAEAQEEEAKNIEKKNAKKIPWEKSLRMCY; encoded by the exons ATGTCTCCTGAACAAAAGGTGCTAATAAATAAGAGACGACGTGACTCGTATGCGGCAAAAAATGCACGGATAGCCGCTGCAAGAAAACTGCAAATGACTCcacaagaaaagaaggagaaaCGAAAAGAGAGCAAGAAAAACTACAATAGGATGGTGAGGGAAAATCGGTCCAACAGTTTGCATCTGGACTCAATTGCTATGGAGAGCCCTCACTTCAACCCTCAAATTGTTTTCCGTGCTTCACCTCAATCGCCTGAAGCGCCTTTAGATGATATGGAAATACCTGAATTCGGTGGCACGCCTGTCCACATTGCACCaactgtagttcaaaatccagaaGTCGAGACCCCTGAATTGGTAGCGGCACAGACCATACATAGACATCGAGTGACCAATGGCGAGAGAAATGCCCTTCTATCCCGTCGCAATCGGGTTTTTGAAGCAAACATTGGAGGAAGGGCTAGAGGGTGTGCGGATGGAAAATGCAACGATTCGAACGGACTGACTCAACCGAGTGTTGTTTGCAACG ATGGTGTCACCCAACAAACTCCAATTCAAGCACCTAATAATTGTATAGGCACACAAACACAACCGTCTGTAGCTGACGGTACCTCTTCAATGCCTCCATATAGTGCACAAGATCATACATCAGACTCTATGGTCGAGGATG ACTATGACGAAGATGTCATATTtgaggaggacgaggaagaGGATGAGGCATACTTTTTCGCCGGTCAAG AAGACGAGGATGAGGGAACCGATGTCGACACATATGAGCAAGAGAATCATGAGCCTGATGTCCCAGATCCATATGACCGGGTCTATGCTAATGTCCCATCAGAGTCGCACATGTTACCCTCGGTGCCGAACTGCAAGCACTGTAACGCAAAGAAATTTGATGGCGAACCCCCCGGATTCTGTTGTAGGGGTGGAAAGATTCATCTTTCAAGTCCTGAGACACCACCAGAGCTCATGAGGTTGTGGTCAAGCTCGGACGCTGATGCTAGGCACTTTCGTGCAAACATCAGATACTTCAACGGCCACTTCTCTTTCACGTCTTTGTACTGCCACCTGGATCGTATCACCACTAACATGCGAATCTGTGGTGTCTACACATTTCGTGCCCATGGTCAGATTTACCATAACATACGATCATTTGGTAAAGAGGAGGGTGTCGAAAAAAGACACCTCGAACTTTATTTTTATGATGACGACCCATCCCTCGAGCATCGCATGAGCAAGTGTCGTGAGCAATGCGCCCAAAAAGatagagaagttatacaacaatTGGTTGGGATCCTTGAAGGGAATCCTTACTCTCAGCAACTAAGGAGTATGGGTCATGTTGAAAACCTCGAGGATTACCGAGTTGAGCTGAACCTTGACCAACGCCTTGATCAAAGAACATATAATGTGCCGTTGACATCAGAGGTGGCCGCCGTATGGGTTGAGGGTAGTGAGCGTCATGGCCAATTCGAGCATAGTGTTCTCCTCCAAGGGAAGGATCGGTCTATACATGGCATCCGCTCATATAATGCATGCTACGACTCACTATCATACCCGTTGTTCTTTCCAAAGGGTGAGCTCGGGTGGCACAATTGCATTCCAAAAGTGGGTGTAACTATGGCTCAAATTGATCGAGCTCGAGCAACCCGTAAAAGGCGTGCTGAGAATGGTGACGACGATGGAGGTAAATTGATCTTTTTTCAATTATGCAAAGTAAActctttctgcaaactcatgatACTAATTCAAACAATGTCTCTCT TAAAGTATTTGTTCAAGTACATATACAAGGGACATGATAGGGCATCAGTTGTGATGAGGGAGACCGACAAAGAGGACGGGAAAGGAAACATTGATGAGATCAAACAGTATAGAGACGCCCGTTGGGTGACGCCTCCAGAAGCACTATGGAGGATATATGGCTTCGACTTGAGCAAGAACCATCCGCCAGTACAGCAGCTGCAACTTCATCTACccgacatgcacatggtggcatTTCATAAACGGGACAAGGTCGAAAAGATCGTTAATAGGCCAGGTGTAGAAGAGTCAATGTTGACAGCATACTTCGATGCAAACAGGCATGATGAGGAAGCTCGCAAAATCTTATATCGAGACTTCCCAGAGTATTTTACCTGGCAGTCTGATGGTAAATTCTGGCAAAAAAGGAAAAACTCTGTTTTCCAAATTGGTAGAGTCATCTCGGCCCATCCTGCCGAGGGTGAACGCTACTTTCTTCGTGTTCTCTTGAACAATGTTGTTGGTGCTACCTCATATGAACACCTCAGGACAATTGATGGGGTGCTACTACCTTCGTTTCGTGAAGCTGCAGAAAGGAGGGGTCTAATCGAAGAGGATAATACCCTAGATGAATGTCTAACGGAAGCTACTTTGTTCGAGATGCCTAGCTCTCTAAGAAGGCTATTtgcaacaatattggtattctgtGAACCGCATGATGTGATGGGGTTGTGGACAAAACACTACGATGCAATGTCAGAGGACTATAGCCGCAATAATCCATCCTCAGATCTCGTGCAACAAATGGTTTTGATAGACATTAGAAACATGTTGCAGTCTATGGGAAAGGACATAAGGTCATTTCCTCTTCCAGATATTGATCACTCATATGATGATGCCAGCCATATACCTCGTGAGATATTTGAGGAAGCTAGCGTTGAGCAGAATCCTCAAGATGTGCTATTGTGTGACTCACTCAACGTCGAGCAAAAGTCTGCCTACAATGAGATAATGGCAGCTGTCTATAGCAAACAAGGTGGGCTATTCTTTGTGGATGGACCTGGTGGGACAGGAAAGACATTTTTGTATAGGGCACTGCTCGCAAAACTACGTAGCCAGGATAAGCTTGCCGTTGCCACAGCTACATCTGGGGTCGCAGCGGCCATAATGCCAGGTGGGAGGACAGCCCACTCGCGTTTCAAGATACCCCTAACTCTTCAAGAGGGCGGTTGTTGTAGCTTCACGAAACAGAGTGGtactgccaagttgttgcagcaagCAGCTCTCATAATTTGGGACGAGGCATCTATgacaaagaggcaaaatttggAAGCACTAGACAATAGCCTACGTGATATCATGGGTCGATCACACCTACCCTTTGGTGGGAAGACTGTTGTCCTTGGTGGGGATTTCAGACAAGTCCTCCCTGTTGTGCGGAAAGGATCTAGGGCTCAAATAGTCGGTGCTTCTCTACGAAGGTCGTATCTTTGGGAATCCATGCGCCACCTAAAGCTCGTTCGCAACATGAGGGCTCAGAGTGATCCGTGGTTTGCGGATTATTTGTTGCGCATTGGTGGTGGAACGGAAGAGGTTAACGGAGATGGCAATGTTCGTATTCCAGATGAGATCTGTATCCCGTACTCTGGTGATGCCGAGAAAGATCTTCATAGTCTGATTGACAGCATCTTCCCAAATCTGAATGCAAACATGGCGGACAAAGACTACATCACCACCAGAGCGATTTTATCTACACGCAATGATTGGGTGGACATGATCAATATGAAAATGATTGATATGTTCCAAGGTGGTGAGACGGTGTATCATAGTTTTGACACCGCGGTAGATGATCCACATAATTACTATCCATCGGAGTTTCTTAATAGCCTGACCCCCAACGGGCTGCCACCACATGTCTTGAAGCTCAAGCTCGGGTGTCCTGTCATATTGCTTAGGAATATTGACCCCGCCAATGGGTTATGCAATGGTACAAGGTTGGTGGTACGGGGGTTCCGAAGAAATACAATCGACGCTGAAATCGTTGTCGGGCAGCATGCTGGGA